The following coding sequences are from one Molothrus aeneus isolate 106 chromosome 23, BPBGC_Maene_1.0, whole genome shotgun sequence window:
- the EYA3 gene encoding eyes absent homolog 3, producing MEEPQDLPEQPVKKAKMQESRDQSLSSHVSSTEVSDQKTESSNLGSNLPMSSEIMTCTDYIPRSSNDYTSQMYSAKPYAHILSVPVSETMSPYPAQPQYQALQQSQPYTIYPQTTQTYGLPPFGALWPGMKPESGLIQTPSTSQHSVLTCTTGLTTSQPSPAHYSYSIEASTTNASPVSTSSTVVNISTSAVASISQEYPTYTILGQSQYQTCYPSSGFGVVPPADSSTESLALATTTFPEEKPNALVPARAVQRPSSGDASTSPLLPRATASKELDEQARKNIPGKNRGKRKADTSSSQDSELERVFLWDLDETIIIFHSLLTGSYAQKYGKDPTLVIGSGLSMEEMIFEVADTHLFFNDLEECDQVHIEDVASDDNGQDLSNYNFSTDGFSGSGSTANHSSSVGVQGVDWMRKLAFRYRRVREIYNKYKTNVGGLLSPQKREALQRLRTDIEVLTDSWLETALKSLLLIQSRKNCENILITTTQLMPALAKVLLYGLGEVFPIENIYSATKIGKESCFERIVSRFGKKVTYVVIGDGRDEEVAAKQHNMPFWRITNHADLVSLHQALELDFL from the exons ATGGAAGAGCCACAAGACTTACCCGAGCAACCA GTGAAAAAAGCCAAGATGCAAGAATCCAGAGACCAGAGCCTGAG CAGTCATGTGAGCAGCACAGAAGTCAGTGATCAGAAAACTGAATCTTCAAACCTTGGTTCAAACCTTCCCATGTCCAGTGAGA ttatgaCATGCACTGATTATATCCCAAGGTCATCAAATGATTATACCTCACAAATGTATTCTGCAAA GCCATATGCACATATCCTCTCTGTACCAGTATCAGAAACAATGAGCCCTTACCCTGCTCAGCCTCAGTACCAAGCACTACAGCAGTCCCAGCCCTACACCATCTACCCCCAGACCACCCAGACCTATGGACTACCTCCTTTTG GTGCACTGTGGCCAGGTATGAAACCTGAAAGTGGTTTAATTCAGACTCCATCTACAAGTCAGCACAGTGTTCTTACCTGCACTACAGGGTTAACCAcaagccagcccagcccagcacattATTCTTATTCCATTGAAG CATCAACTACCAATGCCAGTCCAGTCTCTACATCCTCAACTGTTGTCAATATTTCCACATCAGCAGTAGCCAGCATCTCACAG GAATATCCCACCTACACCATCCTTGGCCAGAGCCAGTACCAGACCTGCTACCCGAGCTCAGGCTTTGGAGTGGTGCCACCAGCAGACAGCAGCACGGAGAGCCTGGCCCTGGCCACCACCACCTTCCCAGAGGAGAAACCAAATGCCCTGGTGCCAGCTCGGGCAGTGCAGAGACCTTCCTCTG GAGATGCATCCACAAGTCCTTTGCTACCAAGAGCAACAGCAAGTAAAGAGTTAGATGagcaagcaagaaaaaacaTCCCTGGAAAGAacagagggaagaggaaagcagATACCTCCTCCTCCCAGGACAGTGAACTGGAG CGGGTGTTCCTCTGGGACCTGGATGAGACCATCATCATCTTCCATTCTCTTCTCACAGGGTCTTATGCTCAAAAATATGGCAAG gATCCAACTCTAGTGATTGGCTCAGGTCTGTCCATGGAGGAGATGATTTTTGAAGTTGCTGATACTCACTTGTTTTTCAATGACTTGGAG GAGTGTGACCAGGTACACATAGAAGATGTGGCATCTGATGACAATGGCCAGGATCTAAG CAACTACAACTTCTCCACGGATGGGTTCAGTGGCTCGGGCAGCACTGCCAACCACAGCTCCTCGGTGGGTGTGCAGGGCGTGGACTGGATGAGGAAATTGGCCTTTCGCTACCGCAGGGTGCGCGAGATCTACAACAAATACAAAACCAACGTCGGAG GCCTGCTTAGCCCACAGAAGAGGGAAGCTCTGCAGAGACTGAGGACTGACATAGAAGTGCTGACAGATTCCTGGCTGGAAACTGCATTAAAATCCCTGCTGCTCATCCAGTCCAG aaaaaacTGTGAGAACATCCTGATCACAACCACCCAGCTGATGCCAGCTCTTGCCAAAGTTCTTCTGTATGGATTGGGCGAGGTGTTTCccattgaaaatatttatagtgCTACAAAAATAG GTAAGGAGAGCTGCTTTGAGAGGA